One genomic window of Leptospira paudalimensis includes the following:
- a CDS encoding HepT-like ribonuclease domain-containing protein — protein MLKNRKNDLLYLLNIIEYIEKISLYSNSFENPETLYETNDQMNYNAILSLLTQIGENSTKLSDETKNEYPYPWKDVVGLRNRIAHDYTGINIFIVFQTIKYSLPSLKEKAYQIIKDGISENIFDKSELLSTKESNYYSHIDFKKI, from the coding sequence ATGTTAAAGAATAGAAAAAATGATCTTCTTTACCTTCTCAATATAATCGAATACATCGAAAAAATTAGTCTCTATTCAAATAGTTTTGAAAATCCTGAAACTCTTTATGAGACTAATGATCAAATGAATTATAATGCTATTCTGAGTCTCCTAACTCAAATTGGTGAAAATAGCACTAAACTCAGTGACGAAACAAAAAATGAATACCCATATCCTTGGAAAGATGTAGTTGGTCTAAGGAATCGAATAGCACATGATTACACTGGTATTAACATTTTCATAGTATTTCAAACGATAAAATATTCCTTACCTAGCTTAAAAGAAAAAGCTTACCAAATTATCAAAGATGGAATTTCTGAAAACATTTTCGATAAATCCGAATTACTTTCAACTAAAGAAAGTAATTACTATTCACATATTGATTTCAAAAAAATATAA
- a CDS encoding nucleotidyltransferase family protein has product MSVAVKNISEFQIFLKNSKLLSKYNLDRLGVFGSFARKDSNFHDIDILVENDIDFQSALSLKEELEKNLNLKVDLVLKKYANPIILHRANKEMIYVKE; this is encoded by the coding sequence ATGTCAGTAGCTGTGAAGAATATCTCGGAATTCCAGATTTTCCTCAAAAATTCTAAATTACTTTCAAAGTATAATTTAGATAGGCTAGGCGTTTTCGGATCATTTGCTAGGAAAGATTCGAATTTCCACGACATTGACATTTTAGTTGAAAATGATATAGATTTTCAATCGGCATTATCTTTAAAAGAAGAACTTGAAAAAAACCTAAATCTTAAAGTAGACTTAGTTTTAAAGAAATATGCAAACCCAATAATTCTACATAGGGCAAATAAAGAAATGATCTATGTTAAAGAATAG